Proteins co-encoded in one Triplophysa dalaica isolate WHDGS20190420 chromosome 16, ASM1584641v1, whole genome shotgun sequence genomic window:
- the elf1 gene encoding ETS-related transcription factor Elf-1: protein MTTVIQSSELVFEFASNGMDEINQLDDPSVFPAVIVEQVPAADLMQVYSGLEADEVTNGIMVDNIQDVVEENIMGDVGLSETPVSGGEDNMETIVAAEALLNMESPNNILDEKRMIHAYGNMLESDLTYISLRPEHLSNGMDVAMDEETSSMDEVPQRNSKPARKKVRKPRSVRPCSPITNPSFPLKKKSKEGKGNTIYLWEFLLALLQDKNTCPKYIKWTQREKGIFKLVDSKAVSKLWGKHKNKPDMNYETMGRALRYYYQRGILAKVEGQRLVYQFKEMPQDLVIIDEDDSQGGDPSPGYAGHRSSPHGRGMGRGTSRAQGKNSGNMQAKSVKREISPNLTSNGRQAEQLLQTVHVLQPNQGAAVPAPTHSVRTINMPGSVPMVLTSGHQGGGPVTLQTLPLSSVMSTGDSSTHASPPRVILHTVPSSSPGGKDVLTIQTASLTTDSIQHQQLLVSTLSSSSSGVISTTPQQTSCFNGITRLVTLNGNGQPVVAQQPGTVIATVLKQSELQGLQLKEEMLDPQYLQCLVNSHPNLIPYCKEEFEEGAGELSYRTVIINSAGQELSQTHNGHLDVGLLASSPSEGLTPVDELEVRGEVALHPDREAKEFSQDLQELPVTMQMSASHFIQVKTEPAET from the exons ATGACCACTGTGATCCAGTCTAGCGAGCTTGTCTTTGAGTTCGCCAGCAATGGGATGGATGAAATCAATCAG CTGGATGACCCATCAGTGTTCCCAGCCGTGATCGTGGAGCAGGTGCCCGCTGCTGACCTCATGCAGGTGTACTCTGGATTGGAGGCAGATGAGGTGACGAATGGCATCATGGTGGACAACATTCAGGATGTGGTGGAGGAAAACATCATGGGAGATGTGGGGCTGTCTG AGACCCCAGTCTCAGGCGGGGAGGACAATATGGAAACCATTGTTGCAGCTGAGGCCCTGCTGAACATGGAATCTCCTAATAACATCCTGGATGAGAAGCGCATGA TTCACGCATATGGGAATATGCTGGAATCAGACCTGACCTACATTTCCCTGCGCCCGGAGCATCTTTCAAATGGCATGGATGTTGCTATGGACGAGGAGACGTCATCGATGGATGAAGTCCCTCAGAGGAACTCAAAGCCTGCCAGAAAGAAAG TGCGCAAACCAAGATCAGTGCGGCCCTGCTCCCCCATCACCAATCCATCTTTCCCACTGAAGAAAAAAAGCAAAGAGGGCAAAG GTAACACTATCTACCTGTGGGAGTTCCTTCTGGCCTTACTGCAAGACAAAAACACCTGTCCCAAATACATCAAGTGGACGCAAAGAGAGAAAGGGATTTTTAAGCTGGTCGACTCCAAGGCGGTGTCCAAGCTGTGGGGCAAGCACAAAAACAAGCCTGATATGAACTATGAGACCATGGGCAGAGCGCTGAG GTACTATTACCAGAGGGGCATACTGGCCAAGGTGGAAGGACAAAGGCTTGTTTACCAGTTTAAGGAGATGCCTCAAGACTTGGTCATTATTGATGAGGACGACAGCCAAGGGGGCGACCCCAGTCCCGGGTACGCAGGGCACCGCTCCTCTCCTCACGGACGGGGGATGGGGCGTGGAACATCACGTGCGCAGGGGAAAAACTCAGGAAACATGCAGGCCAAGTCGGTGAAAAGAGAAATCAGCCCTAATCTGACCAGCAACGGAAGACAAGCAGAACAGCTGCTGCAGACTGTTCACGTTCTTCAGCCGAATCAGGGAGCTGCAGTCCCTGCGCCTACACACTCCGTAAG GACTATTAATATGCCCGGCTCTGTTCCCATGGTCCTCACGTCAGGACATCAAGGAGGAGGCCCAGTCACCCTGCAGACCCTACCCCTGTCCTCCGTTATGAGCACTGGGGATTCTTCCACCCACGCTTCCCCGCCTCGGGTCATTCTTCACACCGTGCCTTCCTCCAGCCCTGGGGGTAAAGATGTGCTCACCATCCAGACTGCCTCTCTCACTACAGACAGCATCCAGCACCAGCAGCTCCTTGTCTCCACGCTGAGCTCATCCAGTAGTGGAGTCATCAGCACCACGCCACAGCAAACCAGCTGTTTTAACGGCATTACCCGCCTGGTCACCCTCAATGGCAACGGTCAGCCTGTAGTGGCTCAGCAGCCCGGCACAGTCATCGCCACCGTCCTGAAGCAGAGTGAGCTTCAAGGCCTGCAACTGAAAGAGGAGATGCTAGACCCCCAGTACCTCCAGTGTCTGGTCAACAGCCACCCCAACTTGATCCCGTACTGCAAAGAGGAGTTCGAGGAGGGAGCAGGGGAGCTGAGCTACAGGACTGTGATCATCAACAGTGCAGGTCAGGAGCTGAGCCAGACCCACAACGGACACTTGGATGTTGGTCTGCTCGCCAGCAGCCCCAGTGAGGGTCTCACCCCTGTGGATGAGCTGGAAGTGAGGGGAGAAGTCGCCCTGCACCCAGACCGTGAGGCTAAAGAGTTCTCTCAAGATCTGCAGGAACTGCCGGTTACCATGCAGATGTCCGCTTCCCACTTCATCCAGGTAAAAACAGAGCCGGCTGAGACCTAA